One part of the Arabidopsis thaliana chromosome 1 sequence genome encodes these proteins:
- a CDS encoding plastid developmental protein DAG (plastid developmental protein DAG, putative; BEST Arabidopsis thaliana protein match is: plastid developmental protein DAG, putative (TAIR:AT2G35240.1); Has 256 Blast hits to 233 proteins in 13 species: Archae - 0; Bacteria - 0; Metazoa - 0; Fungi - 0; Plants - 256; Viruses - 0; Other Eukaryotes - 0 (source: NCBI BLink).) — protein MAKTLARSTASRITKRLISTSGATTPSPSYILSRRSTPVFSHAVGFISSLNRFTTIRTRMDRSGGSYSPLKSGSNFSDRAPTEMAPLFPGCDYEHWLIVMDKPGGENATKQQMIDCYVQTLAKIIGSEEEAKKKIYNVSCERYFGFGCEIDEETSNKLEGLPGVLFILPDSYVDQENKDYGAELFVNGEIVQRPPERQRKIIELTTQRTNDKPKYHDKTRYVRRRENMR, from the exons TGGCGAAAACCCTAGCTCGCTCCACAGCGTCACGCATCACCAAGCGCTTAATCTCCACCTCCGGAGCCACCACTCCTTCCCCTTCTTATATCCTCTCCCGTCGATCAACCCCGGTGTTCTCCCATGCCGTCGGATTCATCTCTTCCTTGAATCGTTTCACAACGATTCGAACTCGAATGGATAGGTCCGGTGGATCGTACTCTCCTCTAAAATCCGGTTCGAATTTCAGCGACCGAGCACCCACTGAGATGGCGCCGTTGTTTCCTGGCTGCGATTATGAGCATTGGTTGATTGTAATGGACAAACCTGGAGGCGAAAACGCTACTAAGCAGCAAATGATTGATTGTTATGTTCAAACCCTAGCTAAAATTATCGGCAG TGAGGAAGAagctaagaagaagatttataaTGTATCGTGTGAAAGgtattttggatttggttgTGAGATTGATGAAGAGACATCAAACAAACTTGAAG GACTTCCTGGTGTTCTCTTCATTTTACCAGACTCTTATGTTGATCAAGAGAACAAAGATTACGGAG CTGAGCTGTTTGTGAATGGAGAAATAGTTCAACGTCCTccagagagacagagaaagatcATTGAGTTAACGACCCAGAGAACCAATGATAAACCAAAGTACCACGACAAGACCAGATATGTCCGAAGAAGAGAGAACATGCGTTGA
- a CDS encoding tapetum determinant protein encodes MRMEHIYKFQHWLFFIGLGVLLSLSLSVKANDFEGSNDRRSIALKARSFVSINENRTALSRKLLLSPDIGDGTNRIGQDCSKDDIVLFQGSTNPLPSGVPSYTVEIFNSCVSDCNIAEIHVSCGWFSSVRLVNPRVFRRLDYDDCLVNDGQPLGPGQSLSFQYANSFSYPLSVASVSCF; translated from the exons ATGAGAATGGAACATATCTACAAATTCCAACATTGGCTCTTCTTCATAGGTCTTGGAGTGTTGctgtctctttctctgt CTGTGAAGGCCAATGACTTCGAAGGTTCCAATGATAGAAGAAGCATTGCTCTCAAGGCTAGAAGCTTCGTTTCCATAAACGAAAACCGCACCGCTCTTTCCAGAAAGCTACTACTCTCTCCCG ACATTGGCGATGGGACCAACAGAATCGGACAAGATTGCTCAAAAGATGATATTGTTCTCTTTCAAGGCTCAACAAATCCACTTCCTAGTGGAGTTCCTTCATATACAGTTGAGATCTTCAACTCTTGTGTCTCGGATTGCAATATAGCAGAGATCCACGTCAGTTGTGGCTGGTTCAGCTCAGTCAGACTGGTTAACCCTCGAGTTTTCAGGCGACTCGACTACGACGATTGTCTGGTTAACGATGGTCAACCTCTTGGTCCTGGACAGTCACTCTCCTTTCAATATGCTAACAGCTTCTCTTACCCTCTCTCTGTTGCTTCAGTCTCTTGCTTCTGA
- a CDS encoding VQ motif-containing protein-like protein (VQ motif-containing protein-related; Has 38 Blast hits to 38 proteins in 8 species: Archae - 0; Bacteria - 0; Metazoa - 0; Fungi - 0; Plants - 38; Viruses - 0; Other Eukaryotes - 0 (source: NCBI BLink).) → MYQRPQNDYLRVNKRKSNYDQLNADSNSVPQLAQTQPRVQVYIIDKNDFKSLVQQLTSPQPCDRLPQNIPKHQDIRPEPINWTSSIPPSAMAVQEDPDVSLYMAYLQSLLEESSGSNGDQFEEPFDKYHSHMMAQSQPQDPTQSMPQSNGFEPFPSSWFNGSTQEMHGASSLQSTRVDYEYPLPLTPNFTFSSMTQHEVFGSDLDSIGPDEDLEFSYEIN, encoded by the coding sequence ATGTATCAGCGACCACAAAATGATTACTTGAGAGTGAATAAGCGGAAGAGTAACTACGACCAACTAAACGCTGACTCTAACTCCGTACCTCAGCTGGCGCAAACACAACCGCGAGTGCAAGTCTACATCATAGACAAGAACGACTTCAAAAGCCTTGTTCAACAACTAACGAGTCCTCAACCATGTGACCGTTTACCTCAAAACATTCCAAAGCATCAAGATATTAGACCAGAGCCGATAAATTGGACCTCTTCGATTCCTCCCAGTGCCATGGCGGTTCAAGAGGATCCTGATGTCTCATTGTATATGGCTTATCTTCAAAGCTTACTCGAAGAATCATCAGGATCTAATGGAGACCAATTCGAAGAACCTTTTGATAAGTATCATTCTCATATGATGGCTCAATCGCAACCTCAAGATCCTACACAATCAATGCCACAGTCCAATGGTTTTGAACCTTTTCCCTCTTCCTGGTTCAATGGCTCGACCCAAGAAATGCATGGTGCTTCCTCATTGCAATCAACACGAGTTGATTATGAATATCCTCTACCACTGACTCCAAACTTCACATTTTCGTCTATGACTCAACATGAAGTTTTTGGTTCGGATCTAGATAGTATTGGTCCTGATGAGGATTTAGAATTCTCATACgaaataaattga
- a CDS encoding F-box associated ubiquitination effector family protein (F-box associated ubiquitination effector family protein; CONTAINS InterPro DOMAIN/s: F-box associated domain, type 1 (InterPro:IPR006527), F-box associated interaction domain (InterPro:IPR017451); BEST Arabidopsis thaliana protein match is: F-box family protein-related (TAIR:AT1G54640.1); Has 706 Blast hits to 702 proteins in 33 species: Archae - 0; Bacteria - 0; Metazoa - 0; Fungi - 0; Plants - 706; Viruses - 0; Other Eukaryotes - 0 (source: NCBI BLink).), giving the protein MSNKQSSQLISLHKDGLYLLDLNETTSLKLNVPFTLPAQTEPVCILSCRGVICLTRKDNNELAIWKPTSTKFKRVPMIKRGQTQNLLGFGYDRVLDDYKIVTIIDKKTYIFTFKESSWRESKLIPSSDCFFKERTGTVVDNCMYWIANRFNKEKFILCFDFVNEEYSKLNVPMMLSGLEFNSWLDVSRGELCVINHYPSVDDNLCVCRREIRSGKKIARWDSDPWMNVAGNDDEPVDIRFVCIAKNDEVFVVVRCRSKEEEDNVFVYNKEQNEFIEVLFSSHLKVLGCMTKLM; this is encoded by the coding sequence ATGTCGAATAAACAATCATCTCAGCTCATTTCATTGCACAAAGATGGTTTATACCTTCTAGACCTTAATGAAACCACGTCTTTGAAGCTAAACGTGCCCTTTACATTACCGGCCCAAACTGAACCAGTCTGTATTCTTTCTTGCCGTGGAGTGATATGTCTCACCCGCAAAGACAACAATGAGTTAGCTATTTGGAAACCTACTTCAACAAAATTCAAGAGAGTACCGATGATTAAACGGGGTCAAACCCAAAATCTTTTGGGATTCGGTTATGACCGGGTTTTAGATGATTACAAAATTGTGACGATTATCGACAAGAAAACCTATATCTTTACGTTCAAAGAAAGTTCTTGGAGAGAAAGCAAACTAATTCCCTCTAGTGATTGCTTCTTCAAAGAGAGGACCGGTACGGTTGTCGACAATTGTATGTATTGGATAGCAAACCGgttcaacaaagaaaaattcatcTTATGCTTTGATTTCGTTAATGAAGAGTACTCAAAACTAAACGTTCCGATGATGCTATCAGGATTGGAGTTCAATTCATGGTTAGATGTTTCAAGGGGAGAACTATGTGTTATCAATCACTACCCAAGTGTAGATGACAATTTATGTGTATGTCGACGAGAAATTAGAAGCGGCAAGAAGATTGCGAGATGGGATAGCGACCCGTGGATGAATGTAGCGGGAAACGATGACGAACCCGTTGATATTAGGTTTGTATGCATAGCAAAAAACGATGAAGTCTTTGTAGTGGTGCGATGTCGtagtaaagaagaagaggacaaTGTTTTTGTGTACAATAAGGAACAAAACGAGTTCattgaagttttattttctagtCATTTGAAAGTGTTGGGATGTATGACTAAACTTATGTAA
- a CDS encoding hydroxyproline-rich glycoprotein family protein, which produces MSNNDFTSIVQQLTDSPSRESLPQPLPRNLLKPQQKIRPVGQIQINRPCVPPPVMAQPTHEFVARPPMHPLPHGSQPIISHGDQFGSNTAESSVSVYMRYRQSSLGDSGPNENQMQPSHDNQQQPQVEGQAQSHNHHSPRFNDSARNTPILPTPKFDGPPQQMHNNSLPSPRFNGRGILPTPTSQYRPQSPTAYRNLLSPRSPSPLLSTGVQYPPPLTPRNYTFSSMDQPGILGPGTIPLPHASPFGVIPISSQRWRGY; this is translated from the coding sequence ATGAGCAACAATGATTTTACAAGTATTGTTCAACAGCTTACGGATTCTCCGTCGCGTGAGAGTTTACCTCAGCCTCTTCCTCGGAATCTGTTGAAGCCTCAGCAGAAGATTAGACCAGTGGGTCAAATACAGATAAACCGGCCCTGTGTTCCTCCTCCTGTAATGGCTCAACCTACTCATGAGTTTGTTGCTAGACCTCCAATGCATCCTTTGCCACATGGTTCACAACCAATTATCAGTCATGGAGACCAGTTTGGGTCTAATACAGCTGAGTCTTCTGTCTCGGTGTATATGCGTTATCGTCAAAGCTCACTTGGAGATTCTGGACCTAATGAAAACCAAATGCAGCCATCTCATGACAATCAACAGCAGCCACAGGTGGAAGGTCAAGCTCAATCGCATAATCATCATTCGCCACGGTTCAATGATTCTGCACGAAACACACCCATTTTGCCAACTCCTAAGTTCGACGGTCCGCCACAACAGATGCATAATAATAGTCTTCCTTCTCCTCGATTCAACGGTCGAGGGATATTACCTACTCCAACGTCCCAATATCGTCCACAATCTCCAACTGCTTACCGGAATTTGCTCTCCCCTAGGTCACCTTCTCCGCTGCTGTCTACAGGAGTTCAATATCCTCCACCACTAACACCAAGAAACTATACATTCTCATCAATGGATCAACCTGGAATTCTCGGTCCGGGCACAATTCCTCTGCCTCATGCATCTCCGTTTGGGGTTATACCAATATCTAGTCAAAGATGGAGAGGTTACTAA
- a CDS encoding hydroxyproline-rich glycoprotein family protein (hydroxyproline-rich glycoprotein family protein; BEST Arabidopsis thaliana protein match is: VQ motif-containing protein (TAIR:AT2G35230.1); Has 506 Blast hits to 500 proteins in 131 species: Archae - 0; Bacteria - 7; Metazoa - 178; Fungi - 141; Plants - 111; Viruses - 9; Other Eukaryotes - 60 (source: NCBI BLink).), whose product MDRTCWYYDQLGVNKIGKNIKKSPLPQPQGYSMSNNDFTSIVQQLTDSPSRESLPQPLPRNLLKPQQKIRPVGQIQINRPCVPPPVMAQPTHEFVARPPMHPLPHGSQPIISHGDQFGSNTAESSVSVYMRYRQSSLGDSGPNENQMQPSHDNQQQPQVEGQAQSHNHHSPRFNDSARNTPILPTPKFDGPPQQMHNNSLPSPRFNGRGILPTPTSQYRPQSPTAYRNLLSPRSPSPLLSTGVQYPPPLTPRNYTFSSMDQPGILGPGTIPLPHASPFGVIPISSQRWRGY is encoded by the coding sequence ATGGATAGGACTTGTTGGTATTATGATCAGTTAGGTGTGAATAAGATTGGGAAGAACATAAAGAAGAGTCCTTTACCACAACCACAAGGTTATAGCATGAGCAACAATGATTTTACAAGTATTGTTCAACAGCTTACGGATTCTCCGTCGCGTGAGAGTTTACCTCAGCCTCTTCCTCGGAATCTGTTGAAGCCTCAGCAGAAGATTAGACCAGTGGGTCAAATACAGATAAACCGGCCCTGTGTTCCTCCTCCTGTAATGGCTCAACCTACTCATGAGTTTGTTGCTAGACCTCCAATGCATCCTTTGCCACATGGTTCACAACCAATTATCAGTCATGGAGACCAGTTTGGGTCTAATACAGCTGAGTCTTCTGTCTCGGTGTATATGCGTTATCGTCAAAGCTCACTTGGAGATTCTGGACCTAATGAAAACCAAATGCAGCCATCTCATGACAATCAACAGCAGCCACAGGTGGAAGGTCAAGCTCAATCGCATAATCATCATTCGCCACGGTTCAATGATTCTGCACGAAACACACCCATTTTGCCAACTCCTAAGTTCGACGGTCCGCCACAACAGATGCATAATAATAGTCTTCCTTCTCCTCGATTCAACGGTCGAGGGATATTACCTACTCCAACGTCCCAATATCGTCCACAATCTCCAACTGCTTACCGGAATTTGCTCTCCCCTAGGTCACCTTCTCCGCTGCTGTCTACAGGAGTTCAATATCCTCCACCACTAACACCAAGAAACTATACATTCTCATCAATGGATCAACCTGGAATTCTCGGTCCGGGCACAATTCCTCTGCCTCATGCATCTCCGTTTGGGGTTATACCAATATCTAGTCAAAGATGGAGAGGTTACTAA
- a CDS encoding FAM50A-like protein, translating to MSNGGLSIDEKEGLIDKDEVMIRRMKNRERQRRYRARKRMREEEAGNDDNLSFETMGKQEEEEEEDEGLEFNGPSGYVENFVRRVYCDRNWKKEARRAHLIMNKAQDSSCESVKRKIRPHRRDWKAEARKKKT from the coding sequence ATGAGCAATGGTGGTTTGAGcattgatgagaaagaagGGTTGATAGACAAAGATGAAGTCATGATCCGTCGaatgaagaacagagaaagacaACGTAGGTATCGAGCCAGGAAACGGATGCGGGAAGAAGAAGCGGGTAACGATGATAATCTTTCGTTTGAGACAATgggaaaacaagaagaagaagaagaagaagacgagggACTAGAGTTTAATGGACCTAGTGGTTATGTTGAGAACTTTGTGCGGCGGGTTTATTGCGATAgaaattggaaaaaagaagctagaagagctcatttgattatgaacAAGGCTCAAGATAGTTCTTGTGAGTCGGTTAAACGGAAGATAAGGCCGCATCGTCGAGATTGGAAAGCTGAAgctagaaagaagaaaacttga
- the MYC2 gene encoding Basic helix-loop-helix (bHLH) DNA-binding family protein (MYC2; FUNCTIONS IN: DNA binding, transcription activator activity, sequence-specific DNA binding transcription factor activity; INVOLVED IN: in 13 processes; LOCATED IN: nucleus; EXPRESSED IN: 26 plant structures; EXPRESSED DURING: 13 growth stages; CONTAINS InterPro DOMAIN/s: Helix-loop-helix DNA-binding domain (InterPro:IPR001092), Helix-loop-helix DNA-binding (InterPro:IPR011598); BEST Arabidopsis thaliana protein match is: Basic helix-loop-helix (bHLH) DNA-binding family protein (TAIR:AT4G17880.1); Has 4078 Blast hits to 3762 proteins in 672 species: Archae - 2; Bacteria - 2; Metazoa - 761; Fungi - 108; Plants - 3150; Viruses - 25; Other Eukaryotes - 30 (source: NCBI BLink).): protein MTDYRLQPTMNLWTTDDNASMMEAFMSSSDISTLWPPASTTTTTATTETTPTPAMEIPAQAGFNQETLQQRLQALIEGTHEGWTYAIFWQPSYDFSGASVLGWGDGYYKGEEDKANPRRRSSSPPFSTPADQEYRKKVLRELNSLISGGVAPSDDAVDEEVTDTEWFFLVSMTQSFACGAGLAGKAFATGNAVWVSGSDQLSGSGCERAKQGGVFGMHTIACIPSANGVVEVGSTEPIRQSSDLINKVRILFNFDGGAGDLSGLNWNLDPDQGENDPSMWINDPIGTPGSNEPGNGAPSSSSQLFSKSIQFENGSSSTITENPNLDPTPSPVHSQTQNPKFNNTFSRELNFSTSSSTLVKPRSGEILNFGDEGKRSSGNPDPSSYSGQTQFENKRKRSMVLNEDKVLSFGDKTAGESDHSDLEASVVKEVAVEKRPKKRGRKPANGREEPLNHVEAERQRREKLNQRFYALRAVVPNVSKMDKASLLGDAIAYINELKSKVVKTESEKLQIKNQLEEVKLELAGRKASASGGDMSSSCSSIKPVGMEIEVKIIGWDAMIRVESSKRNHPAARLMSALMDLELEVNHASMSVVNDLMIQQATVKMGFRIYTQEQLRASLISKIG from the coding sequence ATGACTGATTACCGGCTACAACCAACGATGAATCTTTGGACCACCGACGACAACGCTTCTATGATGGAAGCTTTCATGAGCTCTTCCGATATCTCAACTTTATGGCCTCCGGCGTCGACGACAACCACGACGGCGACGACTGAAACAACTCCGACGCCGGCGATGGAGATTCCGGCACAGGCGGGATTTAATCAAGAGACTCTTCAGCAACGTTTACAAGCTTTGATTGAAGGAACACACGAAGGTTGGACCTACGCTATATTCTGGCAACCGTCGTATGATTTCTCCGGCGCCTCCGTGCTCGGATGGGGAGATGGTTATTAcaaaggtgaagaagataaagcaaACCCGAGACGGAGATCGAGTTCGCCGCCGTTTTCTACTCCGGCGGATCAGGAGTACAGGAAAAAAGTGTTGAGAGAGCTTAACTCGTTGATCTCCGGTGGTGTTGCTCCGTCGGATGACGCTGTTGATGAGGAGGTGACGGATACGGAATGGTTTTTCTTGGTTTCGATGACGCAGAGCTTCGCTTGCGGTGCGGGATTAGCTGGTAAAGCGTTTGCAACGGGTAACGCGGTTTGGGTTTCCGGGTCAGATCAATTATCCGGGTCGGGTTGTGAACGGGCTAAGCAAGGAGGAGTGTTTGGGATGCATACTATTGCGTGTATTCCTTCGGCGAACGGAGTTGTGGAAGTCGGGTCAACGGAGCCGATCCGACAGAGTTCGGACCTTATTAACAAGGTTCGAATTCTTTTCAATTTCGACGGCGGAGCTGGAGATTTATCGGGTCTTAATTGGAATCTTGACCCGGATCAAGGTGAGAACGACCCGTCTATGTGGATTAATGACCCGATTGGAACACCTGGATCTAACGAACCGGGTAACGGAGCTCCAAGTTCTAGCTCCCAGCTTTTTTCAAAGTCTATTCAGTTTGAGAACGGTAGCTCAAGCACAATAACCGAAAACCCGAATCTGGATCCGACTCCGAGTCCGGTTCATTCTCAGACCCAGAATCCGAAATTCAATAACACTTTCTCCCGAGAACTTAATTTTTCGACGTCAAGTTCTACTTTAGTGAAACCAAGATCCGGCGAGATATTAAACTTCGGCGATGAAGGTAAACGAAGCTCCGGAAACCCGGATCCAAGTTCTTATTCGGGTCAAACACAAttcgaaaacaaaagaaagaggtCGATGGTTTTGAACGAAGATAAAGTTCTATCATTCGGAGATAAAACCGCCGGAGAATCAGATCACTCCGATCTAGAAGCTTCCGTCGTGAAAGAAGTAGCAGTAGAGAAACGTCCAAAGAAACGAGGAAGAAAGCCAGCAAACGGTAGAGAAGAGCCACTAAACCACGTCGAAGCAGAGAGACAAAGACGCGAGAAACTAAACCAAAGATTCTACGCGTTACGAGCGGTTGTACCAAACGTTTCAAAAATGGATAAAGCTTCGTTACTCGGTGACGCAATCGCTTACATCAACGAGCTTAAATCCAAAGTAGTCAAAACAGAGTCAGAGAAACTCCAAATCAAGAACCAGCTCGAGGAAGTGAAACTCGAGCTCGCCGGAAGAAAAGCGAGTGCTAGTGGAGGAGATATGTCGTCTTCGTGTTCTTCGATTAAACCGGTGGGGATGGAGATTGAAGTGAAGATAATTGGTTGGGACGCAATGATTAGAGTTGAATCTAGTAAGAGGAATCATCCGGCGGCGAGGTTGATGTCGGCGTTGATGGATTTGGAGTTGGAAGTGAATCACGCGAGTATGTCGGTGGTTAACGATTTGATGATTCAACAAGCGACGGTGAAGATGGGTTTTAGGATCTATACGCAAGAACAGCTCAGAGCAAGTTTGATTTCAAAAATCGGTTAA